A DNA window from Enterobacter cloacae subsp. cloacae ATCC 13047 contains the following coding sequences:
- a CDS encoding S-(hydroxymethyl)glutathione dehydrogenase/class III alcohol dehydrogenase: MKSRAAVAFGPGQPLKIVEIDVAPPKKGEVLIKITHTGVCHTDAFTLSGDDPEGVFPAVLGHEGGGVVVEVGEGVTSLKPGDHVIPLYTAECGECKFCKSGKTNLCQAVRATQGKGLMPDGTTRFSYNGEPVYHYMGTSTFSEYTVCAEISLAKVNPQAPLDKVCLLGCGVTTGIGAVHNTAKVKEGDTVAVFGLGGIGLAVIQGAVQAKAGRIIAVDTNPEKFNLAGEMGATDFVNPKDHEKPIQEVIVEMTDGGVDFSFECIGNVNVMRSALECCHKGWGESIIIGVAGAGQEIKTRPFQLVTGRVWRGSAFGGVKGRTQLPGMVEDAMAGKIQLDPFITHRLPLEQINEAFDLMHEGKSIRTVIHFGDK; the protein is encoded by the coding sequence ATGAAATCTCGCGCAGCCGTCGCATTTGGCCCTGGCCAGCCGCTCAAAATCGTTGAAATCGACGTTGCACCGCCGAAGAAGGGCGAAGTGCTGATCAAAATTACCCATACCGGGGTGTGCCATACCGATGCCTTTACGCTGTCGGGCGACGATCCGGAAGGCGTTTTCCCGGCGGTGCTCGGCCATGAAGGGGGTGGTGTGGTGGTGGAAGTGGGCGAAGGCGTGACCAGCCTGAAGCCGGGCGACCACGTAATCCCGCTCTACACCGCAGAATGCGGCGAGTGTAAGTTCTGTAAATCCGGTAAGACCAACCTCTGCCAGGCGGTTCGCGCCACCCAGGGCAAGGGGCTGATGCCGGACGGTACCACCCGTTTCTCCTACAACGGCGAGCCGGTTTACCACTACATGGGCACCAGCACCTTCAGTGAATACACCGTTTGCGCGGAGATCTCACTGGCGAAGGTGAACCCGCAGGCGCCGCTGGATAAAGTCTGTTTGCTGGGCTGCGGCGTCACCACCGGGATTGGTGCAGTACACAATACGGCGAAAGTGAAAGAGGGCGACACCGTGGCGGTGTTCGGTCTTGGCGGGATTGGTCTGGCGGTGATTCAGGGCGCGGTCCAGGCGAAGGCCGGGCGGATCATCGCGGTGGATACCAACCCGGAGAAATTCAATCTGGCGGGTGAAATGGGCGCGACCGATTTCGTGAACCCGAAAGATCACGAAAAACCGATTCAGGAGGTCATTGTTGAGATGACCGACGGCGGCGTGGACTTTAGCTTCGAATGTATCGGCAACGTGAACGTGATGCGTTCCGCGCTTGAATGCTGCCACAAAGGCTGGGGCGAGAGCATTATCATCGGCGTGGCCGGTGCGGGCCAGGAGATCAAAACTCGTCCGTTCCAGCTGGTAACCGGGCGCGTATGGCGTGGCTCAGCGTTCGGCGGCGTGAAAGGGCGCACGCAGCTGCCGGGGATGGTTGAAGATGCGATGGCCGGGAAAATCCAGCTTGATCCGTTCATTACCCACCGTTTACCGCTGGAGCAGATCAACGAGGCGTTCGATCTGATGCATGAAGGTAAATCCATTCGTACTGTTATTCATTTCGGCGACAAGTAA
- a CDS encoding metal/formaldehyde-sensitive transcriptional repressor, translating into MPHSPEDKKRILTRVRRIRGQVDALERALESGDPCLAILQQIAAVRGAANGLMGEMVEIHLKDELVTGETTPDQRAVRMAEVGHLLRAYLK; encoded by the coding sequence ATGCCGCACTCACCCGAAGATAAAAAACGTATCCTCACTCGCGTTCGTCGCATTCGGGGCCAGGTTGATGCCCTTGAACGCGCGCTGGAGTCGGGCGACCCCTGTCTGGCCATCCTGCAGCAAATTGCCGCCGTGCGCGGTGCTGCCAATGGCCTGATGGGCGAAATGGTCGAAATTCACCTCAAAGATGAGCTGGTAACGGGGGAAACCACGCCGGATCAGCGAGCCGTGCGCATGGCAGAAGTCGGCCATTTACTGCGCGCTTATCTAAAATAA
- a CDS encoding glucose/quinate/shikimate family membrane-bound PQQ-dependent dehydrogenase yields MAFGSAPRGIPRILQWLLAGLMAIVGLAVGGLGFKLVTVGGSGYFLIMGVVMVIAAILIFINRSSGIVLYGIAFIASLFWAVSDAGWDFWPLFSRLFTFAVLAFLCALVWPFLRAANRATPVKKGPAFGVAALLAVAMLVSLGWMFKPQTLVAANEPVPVKPVAAGEQQKNWEHWGNTTHGDRFAALDQINKQNVNELKVAWVAHTGDIPQSNGSGAEDQNTPLQIGDTLYVCTPYSKVLALDVDSGKEKWRYDAKATAPNWQRCRGLGYFEDSQDVTTSQTDAQPAACPRRLFLPTTDARLIAINADNGKACEDFGDKGTVDLSVGMGEIKPGYYQQTSTPLVAGNVVVVGGRVADNFSTGEPPGVVRAYDVHTGKLAWAWDPGNPDLTGLPPEGQTYTRGTPNVWSAMSYDAKLNLIYLPTGNATPDFWAGERTALDDKYSSSIVAVDATTGQVRWHFQTTHHDLWDFDLPSQPLLYDLPDGKGGTTPVLVQTSKQGMIFMLNRETGKPVAKVEERPVPAGNVQGERYSPTQPYSVGMPMIGNQTLTESDMWGATPVDLLLCRIQFKEMRHQGVFTPPGLDRSLQFPGSLGGMNWGSVSVDPNNGLMFVNDMRLGLANYMVPRASVAKDASGIEMGIVPMDGTPFGAMRERFLSPLGIPCQKPPFGTMSAVDLKSGKLVWQVPVGTVEDTGPLGIRMHMPIPIGMPPLGASLSTQSGLLFFAGTQDFYLRAFDTATGKEIWKDRLPVGSQSGPMTYVSPKTGKQYIVINAGGARQSPDRGDYVIAYALPDKK; encoded by the coding sequence ATGGCATTTGGCAGCGCGCCACGTGGGATACCCCGTATCCTGCAGTGGCTCCTTGCCGGACTGATGGCGATCGTCGGTCTGGCCGTTGGCGGGTTGGGTTTTAAACTCGTCACCGTAGGCGGAAGTGGATACTTCCTGATCATGGGCGTGGTAATGGTGATTGCCGCGATCCTGATTTTCATCAACCGCAGCAGCGGGATTGTGTTGTATGGCATCGCGTTTATCGCGTCGCTGTTCTGGGCGGTAAGCGATGCCGGCTGGGATTTCTGGCCGCTCTTCTCACGCCTCTTCACCTTTGCGGTTCTGGCATTCCTGTGTGCCCTCGTCTGGCCGTTCCTGCGTGCGGCAAACCGTGCGACGCCGGTGAAAAAAGGCCCGGCCTTTGGCGTGGCTGCGCTGCTCGCCGTGGCAATGCTGGTCAGCCTGGGCTGGATGTTCAAACCTCAAACGCTGGTGGCGGCGAATGAGCCGGTGCCGGTGAAACCGGTCGCGGCTGGCGAACAGCAGAAGAACTGGGAACACTGGGGTAACACCACCCACGGGGATCGTTTTGCGGCCCTTGACCAGATTAACAAGCAGAACGTTAACGAGCTGAAAGTCGCGTGGGTTGCCCATACCGGGGATATCCCCCAGAGCAATGGCTCCGGTGCGGAAGACCAGAACACGCCGCTGCAGATTGGCGACACGCTCTACGTATGTACGCCGTACAGCAAAGTGCTGGCGCTGGATGTAGATTCCGGGAAAGAGAAGTGGCGTTACGACGCCAAAGCCACGGCCCCGAACTGGCAGCGCTGCCGTGGGCTGGGCTATTTTGAAGATTCACAAGACGTGACAACGTCACAGACAGATGCGCAGCCCGCCGCCTGTCCGCGCCGTCTGTTCCTGCCCACCACCGATGCCCGCCTGATTGCCATCAACGCCGATAACGGTAAAGCCTGCGAAGACTTTGGTGACAAAGGTACCGTGGATCTGAGCGTGGGTATGGGTGAGATTAAACCGGGCTACTATCAGCAAACCTCCACGCCGCTGGTGGCAGGAAACGTGGTGGTGGTCGGCGGACGCGTGGCGGATAACTTCTCCACCGGCGAACCGCCGGGTGTGGTGCGCGCCTATGACGTTCATACCGGTAAACTGGCCTGGGCGTGGGACCCGGGTAATCCGGACCTGACCGGCCTGCCGCCGGAAGGCCAGACCTACACGCGCGGTACACCGAACGTCTGGTCTGCAATGTCCTATGACGCAAAACTGAACCTGATTTACCTGCCAACCGGTAACGCCACGCCAGATTTCTGGGCCGGAGAACGCACCGCGCTGGATGATAAATACAGCTCCTCCATCGTTGCCGTTGACGCCACCACCGGCCAGGTCCGCTGGCATTTCCAGACCACCCATCACGACCTGTGGGACTTCGATCTGCCTTCTCAACCGCTGCTGTACGATCTGCCAGACGGTAAAGGCGGAACCACGCCGGTACTGGTGCAGACCAGTAAACAGGGCATGATCTTTATGCTCAACCGCGAAACCGGCAAACCGGTGGCGAAAGTGGAAGAACGTCCGGTCCCGGCGGGTAACGTGCAGGGCGAACGCTACTCCCCGACACAGCCGTATTCCGTCGGTATGCCGATGATTGGCAACCAGACTCTGACCGAGTCCGACATGTGGGGCGCGACGCCTGTCGACCTGCTGCTGTGCCGGATTCAGTTTAAAGAGATGCGCCATCAGGGGGTCTTTACCCCACCGGGTCTCGATCGTTCTCTGCAGTTCCCTGGCTCACTGGGCGGGATGAACTGGGGCAGCGTCTCGGTCGATCCGAACAACGGGCTGATGTTCGTCAACGATATGCGCCTGGGACTGGCCAACTACATGGTACCGCGCGCCAGCGTGGCGAAAGACGCCAGCGGGATTGAGATGGGTATTGTGCCCATGGACGGCACGCCGTTCGGCGCCATGCGCGAGCGTTTCCTGTCACCGCTGGGTATTCCATGCCAGAAACCGCCGTTTGGCACGATGTCCGCGGTTGACCTGAAATCCGGCAAGCTGGTGTGGCAGGTTCCGGTGGGCACCGTGGAAGATACCGGCCCGCTGGGTATTCGCATGCATATGCCGATCCCTATCGGGATGCCACCCCTTGGCGCGTCACTCTCCACCCAGTCTGGCCTGCTGTTCTTTGCCGGCACTCAGGATTTCTACCTGCGCGCGTTCGATACCGCCACCGGAAAAGAGATCTGGAAAGACCGTCTGCCGGTCGGCAGCCAGTCCGGGCCAATGACCTACGTTTCACCGAAAACCGGTAAACAGTACATCGTCATTAACGCTGGCGGCGCCCGCCAGTCACCGGATCGCGGTGATTACGTTATCGCGTATGCGTTACCCGATAAAAAGTAA
- a CDS encoding YdeI family stress tolerance OB fold protein produces the protein MKLSLISAFLIFMVPTAWADNNGGLQKGEAPPPPHALDSGYRGTDDARIMTIDQAKQMHDGATISLRGNLIDGSGDKYVFQDKSGKIDVIIPKAVFDGRTVKPDQMISINGSLDKKSSPSVVRVDHLQK, from the coding sequence ATGAAATTATCACTTATTTCCGCTTTTTTAATATTTATGGTGCCAACCGCATGGGCTGATAATAACGGCGGGTTACAAAAGGGTGAAGCGCCGCCTCCTCCGCATGCGCTGGATAGCGGTTATCGCGGCACGGATGATGCCCGTATTATGACCATCGACCAGGCGAAACAAATGCATGATGGCGCGACCATTTCACTGCGCGGCAACCTTATTGACGGTAGCGGCGATAAGTATGTATTTCAGGATAAATCCGGAAAAATCGACGTTATTATCCCAAAAGCAGTTTTTGACGGCAGAACAGTCAAACCAGACCAGATGATCAGCATTAACGGTTCGCTTGATAAAAAGTCATCGCCTTCCGTGGTGCGTGTCGATCATCTGCAGAAATAA
- a CDS encoding 2-oxo-tetronate isomerase, whose translation MSNLYHDNTITVAELTKKLASRLIDAGLRLTTAESCTGGKLSVALCAEENTADFYDVGLVVFSDSAKERILGVSPETLARFTAVSEQTVTEMAASIRDIAQADVSIAISGYAGPEGGEDGTAAGTVCFAWNIGGKTETSRVLFSGDCQDVVEKAVHYSLAELVTKLSG comes from the coding sequence ATGAGCAATCTATACCACGACAACACCATTACCGTGGCTGAACTGACCAAAAAACTGGCGAGCAGGTTAATCGATGCAGGGCTTCGCTTAACAACCGCAGAATCCTGCACCGGCGGGAAGCTTTCGGTGGCGCTCTGCGCGGAAGAGAACACTGCCGATTTTTATGATGTGGGGCTGGTCGTCTTCAGCGATAGCGCGAAGGAGAGGATCCTGGGCGTAAGCCCGGAAACCCTCGCGCGGTTTACCGCCGTCAGTGAACAGACCGTCACCGAGATGGCGGCCAGCATCCGCGACATTGCCCAGGCCGATGTCAGTATCGCCATCAGCGGCTATGCCGGGCCGGAAGGGGGAGAAGACGGCACGGCGGCGGGGACCGTGTGCTTCGCCTGGAATATTGGCGGAAAGACGGAAACGAGCAGGGTGCTCTTTTCCGGCGACTGTCAGGACGTGGTGGAAAAAGCGGTGCATTACTCGCTGGCTGAATTAGTGACGAAATTATCGGGCTGA
- a CDS encoding LysR substrate-binding domain-containing protein yields MEKNGLFSQRIRLRHLHTFVAVAQQGTLGRAAETLNLSQPALSKTLNELEQLTGARLFDRGRLGAQLTLVGEQFLTHAVKVLDALNTAGQALNRKEEQTHEIVRVGALPTAALGILPPVIGQFHKQQKHTTLQVATMNNTMLLAGLKSGELDLGIGRMSDPELMVGLNYELLFLESLKLVVRPNHPLLQDTVTLSRVMEWPVVVSPKGTVPRQNAETLLQMQGCTLPTGCIETLSASLSRQLTVDYDYVWFVPSGAVKDDLRQGTLTALPVTSPGAGEPIGIITRVDTPLSSGAQTLLSAIRKSMPA; encoded by the coding sequence ATGGAAAAAAATGGTCTGTTCAGTCAGCGCATACGCTTGCGCCATTTGCATACATTTGTGGCCGTCGCTCAACAGGGAACGCTGGGGCGTGCGGCTGAAACCCTTAACCTGAGCCAGCCTGCTCTCTCAAAAACGCTTAACGAGCTGGAACAACTGACCGGTGCCCGTCTGTTCGATCGCGGCCGTCTGGGCGCACAACTGACCCTGGTCGGCGAGCAGTTTCTGACCCATGCAGTAAAAGTGCTTGATGCGCTCAATACCGCCGGACAGGCGCTAAACCGTAAAGAAGAGCAGACGCACGAGATTGTCCGTGTGGGTGCCCTGCCCACGGCGGCGCTGGGCATTCTACCGCCGGTGATCGGTCAGTTTCACAAACAGCAAAAACATACGACCCTGCAGGTCGCCACCATGAATAACACCATGCTGCTTGCGGGGCTGAAATCCGGCGAGCTGGATCTGGGTATCGGACGGATGTCAGATCCTGAACTGATGGTGGGTCTGAATTATGAGCTGCTGTTCCTGGAATCCCTGAAGCTGGTGGTACGCCCCAACCATCCTCTGTTGCAGGATACGGTTACCCTAAGCCGGGTGATGGAGTGGCCGGTGGTCGTGTCACCAAAAGGTACGGTTCCACGGCAAAATGCCGAAACGTTACTGCAGATGCAGGGCTGTACGCTGCCGACAGGCTGTATTGAAACCCTGTCCGCCTCCCTGTCACGCCAGCTTACCGTGGATTATGACTACGTCTGGTTCGTCCCCTCCGGCGCGGTCAAAGATGATTTACGCCAGGGCACGCTCACCGCACTGCCGGTGACCTCGCCCGGCGCCGGCGAACCGATTGGCATTATAACCCGCGTTGATACGCCGCTCTCCTCAGGTGCACAAACGCTGCTGAGCGCGATACGTAAATCGATGCCTGCCTGA
- a CDS encoding SDR family oxidoreductase → MSDTQQRTNAYPQPPFPEQPQTPPGLASEMQPVPDHGETSYKGHGRLAGKKALITGGDSGIGRAVAIAYAREGADVAINYLPEEEKDAAEVIDLIKAEGRNAVALPGDVRDETFCQNLVEEAVAKLGGLDILVNNAGRQQYRESLEELTTEDFDATFKTNVYAPFWITKAALRHLKAPAAIINTSSVQAVKPSPVLLDYAQTKACLAVFTKSLAKQLGPKGIRVNAVAPGPYWTVLQSSGGQPMEKVKQFGGDTPLGRPGQPVEIAPLYVTLASDECSFTTGQVWCSDGGDGVI, encoded by the coding sequence ATGAGTGATACTCAACAACGTACGAACGCTTATCCGCAACCCCCTTTCCCGGAACAGCCGCAGACGCCACCAGGACTGGCTTCTGAGATGCAACCTGTTCCCGATCACGGGGAAACGAGCTATAAAGGCCACGGCCGTCTGGCGGGCAAAAAAGCGCTGATTACCGGCGGTGACTCCGGTATCGGCCGCGCGGTGGCCATTGCCTACGCCCGTGAAGGCGCCGATGTCGCCATTAATTATCTGCCTGAAGAAGAGAAAGACGCCGCAGAGGTCATCGACCTGATCAAGGCCGAAGGACGCAACGCCGTCGCGCTGCCGGGGGATGTCCGGGATGAAACCTTCTGCCAGAACCTGGTGGAAGAAGCGGTGGCTAAACTTGGCGGGCTGGACATTCTGGTGAATAACGCCGGTCGCCAGCAGTATCGGGAATCGCTGGAAGAACTCACTACTGAAGATTTCGATGCCACGTTTAAAACCAACGTTTATGCCCCGTTCTGGATCACCAAAGCGGCGCTTCGCCATCTGAAAGCCCCTGCGGCAATTATTAACACCTCCTCGGTGCAGGCGGTAAAACCCAGCCCTGTCCTGCTGGACTATGCCCAGACCAAAGCCTGTCTGGCGGTGTTTACCAAATCCCTTGCCAAACAACTGGGGCCGAAGGGCATTCGCGTTAATGCCGTGGCTCCCGGGCCTTACTGGACGGTGCTGCAATCCAGCGGCGGCCAGCCGATGGAAAAAGTGAAGCAGTTTGGGGGTGACACACCGTTGGGCCGTCCGGGCCAGCCGGTGGAGATTGCACCTTTATACGTCACGCTGGCGTCAGATGAGTGTTCCTTTACGACCGGCCAGGTATGGTGTTCCGACGGCGGTGATGGCGTGATTTAA
- a CDS encoding methyl-accepting chemotaxis protein: MDNTTSMPAQRKLGFLHHIRLVPLFSSILGGIILLFALSAGLAGYFLLQADTDQQDVTSEIQVRMGLSNSSNHLRTARINMIHAGAASRIAEMDAMKQNIAEAEKRIKQSQEGFNAYINRAVRTPEDEALDADLKTRYDAYIAGLQPMLKFAKNGMFEAIINHENESARPLDDAYNAVLLKAIKIRTERANALTVKAHSRTQLGLMFMVGAFALALVLTAMTFVVLRRTVITPLQRAAKRIENIAKGDLTMPDDVAGRSEIGRLTRDLQTMQHSLENTVGTVRQGAEEIYRGTSEISAGNTDLSSRTEQQAAAIEQTAASMEQLTATVKQNADNAHHASKLAEDASGKASRGGQMVSGVVKTMGNISTSSKKISEITAVINSIAFQTNILALNAAVEAARAGEQGRGFAVVASEVRTLASRSANAAKEIESLINESVSLIDQGSGEVVAAGNTMNEIVEAVKRVTDIMLEIAAASDEQSRGIEQVSQAISEMDKVTQQNASLVEEASAAAASLEEQGARLTEAVGAFRLSGAKQGRAATSAPVAKNAPLRPAAAVSGDNWETF, from the coding sequence ATGGACAACACTACTTCGATGCCAGCGCAGCGCAAGCTGGGCTTCTTGCATCACATCAGGCTGGTTCCGCTGTTTTCCTCCATTCTCGGTGGCATTATTCTGCTATTTGCCTTGAGCGCAGGTCTGGCGGGGTATTTCCTTTTACAGGCCGACACCGATCAGCAGGATGTCACGTCTGAAATTCAGGTGCGTATGGGGCTGTCGAATAGCTCAAACCATCTGCGAACCGCGCGTATCAATATGATCCACGCCGGGGCGGCGAGCCGTATCGCGGAAATGGATGCGATGAAGCAAAACATCGCTGAGGCGGAAAAACGGATCAAACAGTCTCAGGAAGGGTTTAATGCCTACATCAATCGCGCGGTTCGTACGCCTGAGGATGAAGCGCTGGATGCCGATCTGAAAACACGCTATGACGCCTATATCGCAGGCCTGCAGCCGATGCTTAAGTTTGCTAAAAACGGCATGTTTGAAGCCATCATTAACCATGAAAACGAAAGCGCCCGCCCGCTGGATGATGCCTACAACGCCGTGCTGCTGAAGGCGATAAAGATCCGCACCGAGCGCGCGAACGCCCTGACGGTTAAGGCACACAGCCGCACCCAGCTGGGTCTGATGTTTATGGTGGGCGCGTTTGCCCTGGCGCTGGTGCTGACGGCCATGACCTTTGTCGTGCTGCGTCGCACGGTTATCACCCCGTTGCAGCGCGCCGCGAAACGCATTGAAAATATCGCCAAAGGCGACCTCACCATGCCGGACGATGTGGCCGGACGCAGCGAAATTGGCCGCCTGACGCGCGACCTGCAAACCATGCAGCACTCGCTGGAGAACACCGTTGGAACCGTGCGTCAGGGGGCGGAAGAGATCTATCGTGGCACCAGCGAAATCTCCGCAGGCAACACCGACCTCTCTTCCCGTACCGAGCAGCAGGCGGCTGCCATTGAGCAGACGGCAGCCAGCATGGAGCAGCTCACCGCAACGGTGAAACAGAACGCCGATAACGCGCACCATGCCAGTAAGCTGGCGGAAGATGCCTCCGGTAAAGCCAGCCGTGGCGGCCAGATGGTCTCCGGGGTGGTTAAAACCATGGGCAATATCTCCACCAGTTCGAAGAAGATTTCCGAAATTACCGCCGTGATTAACAGTATCGCCTTCCAGACCAATATTCTGGCGCTTAACGCGGCGGTAGAAGCGGCGCGTGCGGGTGAGCAGGGGCGCGGGTTTGCCGTGGTGGCAAGCGAAGTTCGTACTCTGGCAAGCCGCAGTGCGAATGCCGCCAAAGAGATCGAAAGCTTGATCAACGAATCCGTTTCGCTGATTGACCAGGGCTCGGGTGAGGTCGTCGCCGCCGGTAATACCATGAATGAAATCGTCGAAGCGGTTAAACGCGTGACGGACATTATGCTGGAGATCGCCGCCGCGTCTGATGAACAGAGCCGTGGTATTGAGCAGGTGAGCCAGGCGATTTCTGAGATGGATAAAGTGACCCAGCAGAACGCCTCGCTGGTGGAAGAAGCTTCCGCCGCGGCGGCGTCGCTGGAAGAACAGGGCGCGCGTCTGACCGAGGCGGTGGGTGCGTTTCGACTGAGCGGCGCGAAGCAAGGCCGGGCGGCAACGTCTGCGCCAGTGGCGAAGAATGCGCCGCTGCGTCCGGCGGCAGCGGTTTCCGGGGATAACTGGGAGACGTTCTGA
- a CDS encoding DUF421 domain-containing protein, with protein sequence MDMVFRALAIYLFLVVVFKVAGRRALLQMTSFDLILLLIISEATQQALLGEDFSVTGAMITITTLVVVDIIFGLMKKYFSPVENILDGTPVILVENGVPLADKLKKVDVSCDDILVSARQNNGITKLSEIKYAILERNGHISIIPEKK encoded by the coding sequence ATGGATATGGTTTTTAGGGCGTTGGCGATTTACCTGTTTCTGGTGGTGGTCTTCAAAGTGGCCGGACGACGTGCGTTGCTGCAGATGACCAGCTTTGACCTTATTCTCCTGTTAATTATCAGCGAAGCAACCCAGCAGGCCCTGCTGGGGGAGGATTTTTCGGTCACGGGCGCAATGATAACCATCACCACGCTGGTGGTTGTGGATATTATTTTTGGACTGATGAAAAAGTATTTTTCGCCGGTGGAGAATATCCTGGATGGCACGCCGGTAATTCTGGTTGAGAACGGCGTGCCCTTAGCAGATAAACTCAAAAAGGTCGATGTTTCATGTGATGATATTCTGGTTTCAGCCCGGCAGAATAATGGTATTACAAAGTTAAGTGAAATTAAATATGCCATTCTGGAACGCAATGGCCATATTTCCATTATTCCTGAGAAAAAATGA
- a CDS encoding SDR family oxidoreductase, whose translation MAVMVITGGTAGVGKATALHFAKAGYDVGIIAREETSLHSTQEELRRFGVNALAVQADVADSQAVVDAANEIEYRLGAIDVWVNNAMGAVLAPFRTMTPDEFRRVTEVTYLGYVNGTRAALELMVPRDRGVIIQVGSALAYRSIPLQSAYCGAKAAIRGFTDAVRTELMHENSRVQLAMVQMPGLNTPQFEWARNKFAWAMRPVPPVFEPEVAASAIFRVAQKPVRELWVGSSTIQSIVGQFLFPGFLDRLMVKKAWEGQMTDTLNAEDRRDYLDQPVNDLHKIHGHFSAEAKTRASAVSSGVPGKVLLGSLAVAGIVLTRLMRGRKK comes from the coding sequence ATGGCTGTGATGGTCATTACTGGCGGGACGGCGGGCGTGGGGAAAGCCACGGCGCTGCATTTTGCAAAAGCGGGCTACGATGTGGGCATTATAGCGCGCGAGGAGACAAGCCTGCACTCGACCCAGGAAGAGCTACGCCGTTTTGGCGTCAATGCGTTGGCCGTGCAGGCGGATGTGGCCGACAGTCAGGCGGTGGTGGATGCCGCCAACGAAATTGAGTATCGCCTTGGGGCGATTGATGTGTGGGTCAATAATGCCATGGGGGCGGTGCTGGCGCCGTTTCGGACCATGACGCCGGATGAATTTCGCCGCGTTACAGAAGTCACCTACCTTGGCTACGTGAACGGTACCCGTGCCGCGCTGGAATTGATGGTGCCGCGCGATCGGGGCGTGATTATTCAGGTTGGCTCCGCGCTGGCCTACCGCTCCATTCCTCTGCAGTCCGCCTACTGCGGCGCCAAAGCCGCGATCCGGGGCTTTACCGATGCGGTGCGTACCGAGCTGATGCATGAGAACAGCCGGGTGCAGCTCGCCATGGTCCAGATGCCGGGGCTGAATACGCCGCAGTTTGAATGGGCACGGAATAAGTTTGCCTGGGCGATGCGCCCGGTTCCGCCGGTGTTTGAGCCGGAAGTGGCCGCGAGTGCCATTTTCAGGGTGGCGCAAAAACCGGTGCGCGAGCTGTGGGTGGGCAGCAGTACCATCCAGTCGATTGTCGGCCAGTTCCTCTTCCCCGGCTTTCTTGACCGTCTGATGGTTAAAAAGGCCTGGGAAGGGCAGATGACCGACACCCTGAACGCAGAAGACCGGCGGGATTATCTCGACCAGCCGGTCAACGACCTGCACAAAATCCACGGCCATTTCTCCGCTGAGGCGAAAACGCGCGCCAGCGCCGTCTCCTCTGGCGTGCCCGGGAAAGTGCTGCTGGGCTCCCTGGCCGTCGCAGGGATTGTGCTCACACGCCTGATGCGCGGCCGCAAAAAGTAG
- a CDS encoding RelA/SpoT domain-containing protein gives MNEEAVIARRLKRLPTIIDKLTRKTLDGVNPNSMSVVRMNDIGGCRVIVDNKTELLTLNDSLNNSKTLHKTIRVRDYLESPKTTGYRGIHRIYECYAHADSHDWKGFKIEVQLRTVLQHLWATTIEVVDLCEGKALKTNPFEADQRWTEFFFIMSEFFAEDDGFIVLDNTKKSHYKKRLQALNNAIGAYNKLASFKAVFSTKDIDERSTGKSFVVLIIDESNKRVSYTFYSETQKKDAIRKYNSEERDGGKNVLLVQMDDIKNIKSAYPNYLIDTSEFLRKFDTYTKATYWINPIPPRG, from the coding sequence ATCAATGAGGAAGCTGTAATTGCTAGGAGACTAAAGCGATTACCAACAATAATTGATAAACTTACAAGGAAAACCCTTGATGGGGTTAATCCAAATAGTATGTCAGTTGTAAGAATGAATGATATTGGTGGTTGCCGAGTTATAGTTGACAATAAAACAGAATTGCTAACGCTAAATGACTCTTTAAATAATAGTAAAACGTTACACAAAACTATAAGAGTGCGTGATTATCTTGAATCTCCCAAAACAACAGGATACCGTGGTATACATAGAATCTATGAGTGTTATGCTCATGCTGATTCTCATGATTGGAAGGGGTTTAAAATTGAGGTGCAGCTTCGTACTGTTTTACAGCACTTATGGGCAACAACAATTGAAGTTGTTGACCTTTGCGAAGGGAAAGCGTTAAAAACAAATCCATTCGAGGCTGATCAAAGGTGGACTGAATTCTTTTTTATTATGAGTGAATTTTTTGCTGAAGATGATGGTTTTATAGTTCTCGATAATACAAAAAAAAGTCATTATAAAAAAAGATTGCAGGCGCTAAATAATGCAATTGGGGCATACAATAAGTTGGCTTCGTTCAAAGCTGTGTTTTCGACGAAAGACATAGATGAAAGATCAACTGGAAAGAGTTTTGTTGTATTGATTATCGATGAAAGTAATAAAAGGGTTTCTTATACCTTTTATAGTGAAACTCAAAAAAAGGACGCAATACGAAAATATAATAGTGAAGAGAGGGATGGCGGGAAAAATGTCTTGTTAGTCCAAATGGATGACATAAAAAATATTAAAAGTGCCTATCCTAACTATTTAATTGATACAAGTGAGTTCCTAAGGAAATTTGATACTTACACCAAGGCTACATACTGGATAAATCCAATCCCTCCGCGGGGTTAG